One genomic segment of Bradyrhizobium prioriisuperbiae includes these proteins:
- a CDS encoding helix-turn-helix domain-containing protein, which translates to MTIREAAQLSSLGQTSIYKAIREGRLRHRKYGTRTIITRADLASFLDSLPSQGRVSGSADPKSR; encoded by the coding sequence ATGACGATTCGAGAAGCCGCGCAGCTGTCATCGCTGGGGCAGACATCGATCTACAAGGCGATTCGCGAGGGACGCTTGCGTCACCGCAAATACGGTACGCGGACGATCATCACCCGTGCCGATCTCGCTTCGTTTCTCGACAGCTTGCCCTCGCAAGGAAGAGTTTCGGGATCGGCTGATCCAAAGTCTCGATAA
- a CDS encoding GntR family transcriptional regulator: protein MSLGTTVSASLCGAGEHQLKVTSSNVYDYLKGRLIRYQFRPRERLVVAELADSIKVSSTPVREALSRLCVEEYLVSVPNRGFFVRPLSVKEMRDLLEFGWFLLRDSIELSSKKREKMPLSDRPEMLPIESASCDSAAAVVYIETAYKRISALTPNSALSRALSNFVDRTHYIRSLDIEDYGSRGKLVTDIGEIDQLLHRGEISPAISCLELHFEEQYERLPSLVKEGISRLYAGTSADQ from the coding sequence ATGTCGTTGGGCACCACGGTCTCGGCCAGCCTCTGTGGGGCTGGTGAACATCAGCTTAAAGTGACTTCGTCTAACGTTTATGATTATTTGAAGGGGCGCCTCATACGTTATCAGTTTCGACCGCGAGAACGGCTCGTCGTTGCGGAGCTTGCTGACAGCATAAAGGTCAGCAGCACACCAGTCAGAGAGGCTTTAAGCCGCCTTTGTGTGGAGGAATATCTAGTCTCCGTGCCAAATCGAGGGTTCTTCGTCCGCCCCCTAAGCGTTAAGGAAATGCGCGATTTGCTTGAGTTTGGATGGTTCTTGCTTCGAGATTCGATCGAGCTTAGCAGCAAGAAACGCGAAAAGATGCCGCTTAGTGACCGTCCCGAGATGCTCCCGATCGAAAGCGCAAGCTGCGATAGTGCCGCAGCTGTTGTGTATATCGAGACAGCCTACAAGCGGATTTCTGCGCTGACACCAAATTCCGCACTGAGTCGAGCCCTCTCTAATTTTGTCGACCGGACGCATTACATTCGGTCTCTAGATATCGAGGACTATGGGTCTCGGGGCAAACTCGTCACGGACATCGGCGAGATTGACCAGCTACTTCACCGGGGAGAGATCTCACCGGCGATCTCGTGCCTGGAACTCCATTTTGAAGAACAATACGAGCGGTTGCCAAGCCTCGTAAAAGAAGGCATCAGCAGACTTTACGCTGGGACATCTGCCGATCAATAG